Genomic window (Achromobacter sp. B7):
TGCGCGACGTCGAGCCCGGCGAAGCCGTGTTCGTCGACCTGGACGGCCGCTTCGTCAGCCGCCAGTGCGCCGAGAACCCGCAACTGGTGCCCTGCATTTTCGAATACGTGTACTTCGCGCGTCCGGATTCGCTGATCGACGGCGTGTCGGTCTACGACGCCCGCCTGCGCATGGGCGAGTACCTGGCCGACAAGGTCGCGCGCAACATGCGCCTGGGCGACATCGACGTCGTCATGCCGATTCCGGATTCCTCGCGTCCCGCCGCCATGCAGCTGGCCGCGCGCCTGAACCTGGACTACCGCGAAGGGCTCATCAAGAATCGCTACGTGGGCCGCACGTTCATCATGCCGGGCCAGGCCGTGCGCCGTAAGTCCGTGCGCCAGAAGCTCAATGCCATCGGCATGGAATTCAAGGGCAAGAACGTGCTGCTGGTTGATGACTCCATCGTGCGCGGCACCACCAGCCGCGAAATCGTCGACATGGCGCGCGCCGCCGGCGCCAACAAGGTGTACTTCGCGTCCGCCGCGCCTCCGGTGCGATTCCCGAACGTGTACGGCATCGACATGCCTACGCAATCGGAACTGATCGCCACCGGCCGCAGCGACGAAGAAATCGCCCGCGCCATTGGCGCCGATTCGTTGATCTACCAGGATCTGTCCGACATGCAGCAGTCGGTGCGTGACCTGAACCCCAAGATGCAGCGCTTTGAGGCTTCGTGCTTCGACGGCGAATACGTCACGGGCGACATCACCGCCGAATACCTGGCCCGCCTGGGTCAGTCGCGCGCCGAACCCGGCCAGGACGAAGGCGCCAGCGGCTTGCAATTCAACATGGGCTACGCCGCCAACGACGCCTGATCTACCCCTGCGCGCCGCGGCCATCCTCTTGGCCGCGGTAAGCGGCCGGCAACCCTTGCTGGCCGCAGCAGGCGCCCCAATTCAACAGTTTTGACGTGTGCCCGATGCCCGGGTTGAACGTGTTGGTTGGGTCCAGTTCCCGATAGAACGCAGCCAGCGCCGGCTTGGCAACATACAAGTGCCCCACGTTGTGCTCGGCCGGATATTCCGCCTGCCGCGCGTCCAGCAACGCCCACATGCGATGCTCCATCGCGACCGGGTCGACGCCCTTGCGCACGATGTAGTCCTGGTGAAACACGTGGCAGAAAAAGTGCCCGTAATACAGCTTGTGCACGATGTCGCGTTCCATGTCGGCCGGCAGGGTCTCGACCCATTCCCGGTCATTGCGGCGCAACGCGATGTCCAGCGGCACGATGTCCTGCACCGTTGAGCGATGCGTGTCGCGATAGCGGATTGCCGCGCCCGCGATGGCAAAGCGGTGCAGGAAGGCCTTGCGTCCTTCTTCGGCGTCGCATTCAAAGAATGCGGCGTCCTTGCGCCCCGCGAAGTGCTTCGTCAAAAACGCGCGCGTGGCCTCGACCGTATCGTTGGACACGCGCAGCAGCAGGTGGTGTTCGTAGTGGTCGCGGTAGTCGCGCATGCGGCGCGGAAGATGATTCGGCAGCAGCGCCACAGCGGCCTGTATCGCGCGGTCGATCAGGCCTGGCAGGCCCAGCCGTTCCGCCATGCCGTCCAGCCGGCTCTTGATGGCAAAGGCCTTGGGTACGCGGGCGGTGCCCAGTTTGTCGATCAGCAAAAACACGTCTTTGCCATAGCGCGCGCCGATATCGAATGCGTCGCGATGGATGTATTCGCCCGCGATGGGCAGCCGTGGAAGATTGGCCAGCAGCTCGCGGCGCACGGCGGTCAGGTCATCGGGCAGGTTGCTGCCGATATAAAACACCGTGCTGGGTTCGCGCTCGAACGTGTCCAGCCGCACCGCGAACAGGCACACGCGGCCGGCCGAGCCGGATGCCTCGTGCAGGCGTGAGGGGTCCGCATTGAAGCGCGCCGGCGTGGGGGCGTCAATCTGGCGCACATGGTCGGCATAGTTGGGGTCTGACGCCGCGCCCACGTCATCGCTGATATCGCCGGGACCATAGTCGCCGGCCTGCAAACGGGTCAGGATCTCTTCGGGCGTCTGGCCCAGGTCGATGCCCAGATGGTTGACCAGGTTAAGCGAACCGTCTTGGTCCAGCCGCGCGTACAGCGCCAGTTCGGTATACGCGGGCCCGCGCCGGAGCAAGGCGCCGCCCGAGTTGTTGCATACGCCGCCTAGCACCGACGCCCCAATGCAGGACGACCCGATC
Coding sequences:
- the purF gene encoding amidophosphoribosyltransferase, with amino-acid sequence MCGIVGVIGRGPVNQLLYDSLLLLQHRGQDAAGIATSQGNQFNMYKAHGLVRDVFRTRNMRSLPGTSGVGQVRYPTAGSSASEEEAQPFYVNAPFGIMFAHNGNLTNWRELRESLYRVDRRHINTNSDSEVLLNVLAHELQSSANGVSLDDDAIFRAVSAVHKRVRGAYAVVAQISGYGLLAFRDPNGIRPLCIGRMETDEGVEWMVASESVALEGSGFVFVRDVEPGEAVFVDLDGRFVSRQCAENPQLVPCIFEYVYFARPDSLIDGVSVYDARLRMGEYLADKVARNMRLGDIDVVMPIPDSSRPAAMQLAARLNLDYREGLIKNRYVGRTFIMPGQAVRRKSVRQKLNAIGMEFKGKNVLLVDDSIVRGTTSREIVDMARAAGANKVYFASAAPPVRFPNVYGIDMPTQSELIATGRSDEEIARAIGADSLIYQDLSDMQQSVRDLNPKMQRFEASCFDGEYVTGDITAEYLARLGQSRAEPGQDEGASGLQFNMGYAANDA
- the dld gene encoding D-lactate dehydrogenase, translating into MTPASAPDTDTDTGTELLTQLRAVVGNAHVLTGDAATRRFRRGHRTGEGRVLAVVRPASLLEQWRVLQAVVQAGRIVIMQAANTGLTGGSTPDGDQYDREIVLISTLRIPGVQVIRDGRQVVCLPGATLDRLEQTLAPLGREPHSVIGSSCIGASVLGGVCNNSGGALLRRGPAYTELALYARLDQDGSLNLVNHLGIDLGQTPEEILTRLQAGDYGPGDISDDVGAASDPNYADHVRQIDAPTPARFNADPSRLHEASGSAGRVCLFAVRLDTFEREPSTVFYIGSNLPDDLTAVRRELLANLPRLPIAGEYIHRDAFDIGARYGKDVFLLIDKLGTARVPKAFAIKSRLDGMAERLGLPGLIDRAIQAAVALLPNHLPRRMRDYRDHYEHHLLLRVSNDTVEATRAFLTKHFAGRKDAAFFECDAEEGRKAFLHRFAIAGAAIRYRDTHRSTVQDIVPLDIALRRNDREWVETLPADMERDIVHKLYYGHFFCHVFHQDYIVRKGVDPVAMEHRMWALLDARQAEYPAEHNVGHLYVAKPALAAFYRELDPTNTFNPGIGHTSKLLNWGACCGQQGLPAAYRGQEDGRGAQG